In Rhodamnia argentea isolate NSW1041297 chromosome 11, ASM2092103v1, whole genome shotgun sequence, one genomic interval encodes:
- the LOC115736385 gene encoding protein SHI RELATED SEQUENCE 1-like: MAGFIPLGGAARSAGGEGGGRGDQQINHPQATAAAEIPWFWYSRSDTDDVGTSSTFKGTELWHQTQPQPQQQLHFFSQQQQDLYASAAGLRVGSSRGDGGSGSRSASANVFSDESSRSRSEGGFTTLTLAATMGGGMREGISCQDCGNQAKKDCPHLRCRTCCKSRGFECTNHVKSTWVPAAKRRERQHQLAAVREHHHHQQEQRLQLRGKAPKRPREDHGRPNASGMELVGYFPADLSSPAMFQCVKVSSGDNPDEQFAYQTAVNIGGHVFRGILYDHGPDHPTYTNVVTRDDSSCGGGGGGGLVQPLDLIAAAATAAAYPITNAASVHASSTMTAPFFDPLSTYMAGTQFFRHS, encoded by the exons ATGGCTGGGTTCATTCCATTAGGAGGAGCTGCTAGATCagcaggaggagaaggaggaggaagaggagatcaGCAGATCAACCACCCCCAAGCCACGGCCGCCGCTGAAATTCCTTGGTTCTGGTACTCGAGAAGCGACACGGACGACGTCGGGACGTCTTCGACTTTCAAGGGTACGGAGCTATGGCATCAAACACAACCGCAACCCCAACAACAGCTGCACTTCTTCTCACAGCAGCAGCAGGATCTCTACGCATCAGCCGCGGGCCTCAGGGTTGGGAGCAGCAGAGGCGATGGCGGCAGCGGCAGCCGCAGTGCCTCAGCCAACGTGTTCTCAGACGAGAGCTCGAGATCGAGATCAGAAGGAGGCTTCACGACGTTGACCTTGGCGGCGACAATGGGTGGAGGCATGAGAGAGGGGATCAGCTGCCAGGACTGCGGCAACCAGGCCAAAAAGGACTGCCCGCACTTGCGCTGCCGGACATGCTGCAAGAGCCGCGGATTTGAGTGCACGAACCACGTGAAGAGCACGTGGGTCCCCGCGGCAAAGCGGCGGGAGCGGCAGCACCAGCTCGCCGCCGTAAGggagcaccaccaccaccagcagGAGCAGAGGCTGCAGCTCCGAGGCAAGGCCCCGAAACGGCCGAGGGAGGATCATGGGAGGCCTAACGCCTCAG GGATGGAGTTAGTCGGGTACTTCCCAGCCGACCTGAGCTCTCCGGCGATGTTCCAGTGCGTGAAAGTGAGCTCTGGCGACAACCCCGACGAGCAGTTCGCGTATCAGACGGCCGTGAACATCGGAGGTCATGTGTTCCGAGGGATTCTCTACGATCATGGACCAGATCACCCCACCTACACCAATGTGGTTACCAGAGACGACTCCTcctgtggtggtggtggtggtggtggactAGTTCAGCCTCTTGACCTCATAGCTGCTGCAGCCACCGCAGCCGCGTACCCCATCACCAATGCAGCAAGTGTGCACGCGTCGTCCACGATGACGGCCCCGTTCTTCGACCCGCTCAGCACATACATGGCTGGTACGCAATTCTTCCGACACTCCTAG
- the LOC115736449 gene encoding probable methyltransferase PMT27, giving the protein MAPGRSSRGNKRSSYTSYTSTITTIVFVTLCIVGVWMLTSDSFVPPQTTTKRSSSSTTTTATTTTNDDFSSSSSSVKTNEKKDTSSYEDNPGDLPDDAIKSDVSHQSDSNNNNVNNNANDNNDGANGSSQENQTNENDADKGASSTDDKQGLQDQENGGNDVKNDGVNSENNHGDAAGLSTQGLHGKESGEEHEQQNENENQVSEGSTGTQNQQSEENNEQGNDEQQQQQSNEDTSGNQEQEMAASSQNGSNSQEGENKYTDEDQQQEKQKQGNQAEHNDSLQGQSSEGNESGPGDNYKGSQSDANEDQKPQQENDAATQEQPQKQMLDIDKQKRIEEQQRLRAEDESTSQSQQQSQEEAQRPEETAYQRRERVEATSPAQQEHDEMQVQSNTHQDAQQNEELHKTDGSFPSGESSGIPKESKESKRSWSTQATQSENQKERRGQGGTGGNDSIYGYTWQLCNVTAGPDYIPCLDNEKALRQLHSTKHFEHRERHCPEDAPTCLVPVPEGYKKSIEWPKSREKIWYYNVPHKTLADVKGHQNWVKVTGEFLTFPRGGTQFIHGALHYIDFLQISVPNIKWGKHTRVILDVGCGVASFGGYLFEREVLTMSFAPKDEHEAQVQFALERGIPAISAVMGSQRLPFPSRVFDLVHCARCRVPWHAEGGLLLLELNRVLRPGGFFVWSATPVYQTLEEDVQIWKEMSSLTANMCWELVTIQKDKLNSIGAAIYRKPRSNDCYEQRKHHSPPMCKNDDDPNAAWYVPLQACMHQIPVNEAERGTRWPVVWPRRMRMPPYWLNSSQIGIYGKPAPQDFSADYEHWKRVVSGSYMSGLGISWSGVRNVMDMRAVYGGFAAALKDLQMWVLNVVNVDSPDTLPIIYERGLFGIYHDWCESFSTYPRTYDLLHADHLFSKLRKRCKLPPVMAEVDRIVRPGGKIIVRDESDAIGEIENLLKSLHWEVHLTFSKDKEGILSAQKGEWRPSTYTATS; this is encoded by the exons ATGGCTCCCGGAAGATCGTCACGCGGCAACAAGCGCTCTTCTTACACCTCCTACACATCCACCATCACAACCATCGTCTTTGTCACGCTGTGCATCGTCGGCGTCTGGATGCTCACGTCTGATTCCTTCGTCCCCCCACAAACCACCACCAAACGATCCTcgtcctccaccaccaccactgccaccaccaccaccaacgacgatttctcctcctcctcctcatccgtCAAAACCAATGAGAAGAAAGATACCTCTTCGTACGAAGACAATCCAGGCGACCTCCCGGACGACGCCATCAAATCCGACGTCTCTCATCAATCTGACAGCAACAATAATAACGTCAACAATAACGCCAATGACAACAATGATGGCGCAAATGGGAGCTCTCAGGAGAATCAAACTAACGAAAACGATGCGGATAAGGGTGCTAGTTCTACTGATGATAAGCAGGGATTGCAAGATCAAGAAAACGGCGGCAACGACGTCAAAAACGATGGGGTGAATTCAGAAAACAACCATGGGGATGCTGCGGGATTGAGCACACAAGGTCTGCATGGGAAAGAATCCGGCGAAGAGCATGAACAGCAGAATGAGAATGAGAACCAAGTGTCTGAAGGGAGCACGGGGACACAGAACCAACAAAGTGAAGAGAACAATGAACAGGGAAACGatgagcagcagcagcaacagagCAATGAAGATACAAGCGGAAATCAAGAGCAAGAAATGGCTGCAAGCTCTCAAAATGGAAGCAACTCACAAGAAGGCGAGAATAAATATACAGACGAGGATCAACAACAAGAGAAGCAAAAACAAGGAAATCAAGCCGAGCACAACGACAGTTTGCAAGGGCAATCCAGCGAAGGCAATGAAAGTGGTCCAGGTGACAATTATAAAGGCTCGCAAAGTGACGCGAACGAAGATCAAAAGCCACAGCAAGAGAATGACGCCGCAACACAGGAGCAGCCTCAAAAACAAATGTTGGACATTGATAAACAAAAGCGAATAGAAGAGCAACAGCGACTTCGAGCAGAAGATGAGTCAACATCGCAATCGCAGCAGCAATCTCAAGAAGAGGCCCAGAGACCGGAAGAAACAGCGTATCAGAGGCGCGAGCGCGTGGAAGCGACGAGCCCGGCACAGCAAGAACATGACGAGATGCAAGTCCAAAGTAACACTCACCAGGATGCCCAACAAAACGAAGAGTTGCATAAAACAGATGGGTCGTTTCCGAGCGGGGAAAGCTCAGGGATCCCAAAGGAATCGAAGGAGTCAAAGAGGTCATGGTCAACGCAGGCAACACAATCAGAGAATCAGAAGGAGAGGAGGGGGCAGGGGGGGACGGGTGGCAACGATAGCATCTACGGATACACATGGCAGCTCTGCAATGTGACGGCAGGTCCGGACTACATACCATGTCTGGACAATGAGAAGGCGCTGAGGCAGTTGCACAGCACCAAGCACTTTGAGCATCGGGAGAGGCATTGCCCTGAGGACGCGCCTACTTGTCTGGTCCCAGTCCCTGAGGGATATAAGAAGTCCATTGAGTGGCCCAAGAGCAGAGAAAAG ATATGGTACTATAATGTGCCACACAAGACGCTCGCAGATGTGAAGGGTCACCAGAACTGGGTTAAGGTGACTGGCGAGTTTCTAACTTTTCCCCGGGGAGGCACACAGTTCATACATGGCGCGCTCCATTACATCGATTTTCTTCAGATT TCAGTACCGAATATCAAATGGGGAAAGCACACACGAGTCATACTAGATGTTGGATGCGGAGTTGCAAGCTTTGGGGGTTACCTTTTCGAGAGAGAGGTTCTAACAATGTCGTTCGCTCCCAAAGACGAACATGAGGCTCAGGTTCAGTTTGCCCTGGAACGAGGAATACCAGCGATTTCTGCTGTTATGGGGTCCCAGCGCCTGCCATTCCCAAGCAGAGTCTTCGATCTCGTGCACTGTGCACGGTGTCGAGTTCCTTGGCATGCTGAAG GTGGGCTGCTTCTGCTGGAACTGAACCGTGTTCTTAGGCCGGGAGGTTTCTTTGTTTGGTCAGCTACTCCTGTGTACCAGACACTTGAAGAAGATGTTCAAATCTGGAAAG AAATGTCTTCTCTGACAGCAAATATGTGTTGGGAGCTGGTGACCATCCAGAAGGACAAGCTAAATTCAATTGGAGCGGCAATCTACCGGAAACCGAGATCAAATGACTGTTACGAGCAAAGAAAGCATCACAGCCCTCCCATGTGTAAAAATGATGATGATCCAAATGCTGCCTG GTATGTCCCCCTTCAGGCATGCATGCACCAGATCCCCGTTAATGAGGCTGAGAGAGGAACCCGATGGCCAGTGGTCTGGCCACGCAGAATGCGGATGCCACCTTACTGGCTGAACAGCTCCCAGATTGGGATCTATGGGAAACCAGCCCCACAAGATTTCTCTGCAGATTACGAACACTGGAAACGAGTAGTGAGTGGGTCATACATGTCGGGGCTTGGAATTAGTTGGTCCGGTGTGAGAAATGTTATGGACATGAGAGCTGTCTATGGCGG ATTTGCTGCTGCACTTAAGGATCTCCAAATGTGGGTGCTGAACGTGGTAAATGTTGACTCACCAGATACGCTTCCCATAATATACGAGAGAGGACTTTTCGGAATATATCATGATTGGTGCGAGTCCTTCAGCACATACCCTAGAACCTATGACCTGTTGCATGCAGATCATCTCTTCTCCAAGCTTAGGAAGAG GTGCAAGCTTCCTCCGGTAATGGCAGAAGTTGATCGAATTGTGAGACCAGGAGGTAAAATAATAGTCCGTGATGAGTCCGATGCAATAGGTGAGATTGAGAACTTGCTTAAATCACTGCATTGGGAGGTCCACTTAACATTCTCCAAAGACAAAGAAGGGATTCTCAGTGCACAGAAAGGTGAATGGCGGCCAAGCACATACACAGCTACTTCCTGA